GGCTCACGCTGAACGCCTGCAGCTGCGGGAGGTTCTGCGCGTTGTTCTGGGTGCTGTAGTTGTAGAGCCAGCTGCCCGAGCCGGCGTCGGTGACCGGGGTCCAGAAGTTGAACCCGTGCGGCACCGCCGTCGCCGGGAAGTTGTTGCCCCGGGAGAAGGTGCTGTTGGCCATCGTGCCCCGGGTGGTGACCACGTTGTCGCTCGGGCGGGTGCTCGCGGGCGGCGTCGGGGTCGCCGACACCTTCACGTCGTCGAGCCAGCCCTGCAGCGAGCCCGGGCCGTTCGGGTTGTCGTAGCCGACGAGGATCCGGTCGATCGTCTTGCCCTTGGCGACCTGCCCGATCGCCGAGCGCACCAGGTTCCACTGGTTGGCGTAGAGCACCTTCGAGGCGCCCTGGCCTTCCGGGGTCAGCGGGAAGCCGTACTGGTCGGTCGCGCCGAGGTTGCGCAGGTAGGTGCCGTCGGTGAAGGCGAGGTCGATCGCGACGTTGGTGCTGGGGTACTTCAGGTCGCCGGTGATGAACTGCGGCTGCACCTTGTACGAGAGCTCGGTCGACGCCACGACCGGCACGTTCACGTCGAAGATCTTGTTGTACGACCAGCCGTGGCCGGCCTCGGTCTGGCTGCCCGAGTAGCGGAACGCCTTCATCCCGGTGAAACCGACGCGGTTCTTGTTCGTATACCCGCTCGTCGGGCCGGAGTCGGTGAAGCTGCGCATGTTCGGCAGCGGCGGCGGCGCCGGGTCGTCGTTGGCCAGCAGCAGCTCCGAGACCTGCAGGATCGGGCCGCCGTTGTTGCGCGTGACGTCGAGCCGGTAGTACTTGTACGCGGCGCTCGGCGCGGCCAGCTTGTAGTCCTTCTGCTGGAACCGCGCGGTGAACGCCTGGTCGGTCTGCTTGTCCAGGTCCGTCCACGCGCTCGCGTCGTTCGAGCCCTGCAGCGTCCAGTCCTTGGGGTCGCGCTCGTCGAAGTCGTTGGCCGAGGAGATCGCGTAGTGGGTGATCGACGTCGGCTCCGACAGCGTGACCTGCGCCCACGCCGTCGGGTCCCAGGACAGCCACTTCGTGTCGGTGGTGCCGTCGAAGAGGTTCGACACCACTTCGCCGCCGTCGGTGTTCTCGCTGCTGGCGCTGCTCTCGGTGACCTTGCCGCGGATGTCACCGGGGATCGCGGTGCCGTTCGCGCCGTTCACGCCGAAGGCGCGCGGCTTGCCGGCGGCGTCCGTGTCGACGGTGTCGGTCCACGTCGGCTGGACGTCACCCGGCTCGAAGGAGGACGAGAAATCGGCGGGGAGGGCTTCTTCGGCCGCGGACGCCGTCGCGGGGAGGGCGACCAGGCCGGCGGCGACCACGGCGGCGGTCACCAGGAAAGCGACCGGCGGTCTGGCGCTTCGGGGCATCATTGCTCCAAGCTCTGGAGGGATGAACAAGGGCACCGCGCGGGCGGGACCCAGCGGCGCCCAGGAAGACAAACGCGCGGGTGACATCGATGTCAAGACCGGTCGGCAAACCTGGCCAGAACTGGACAACCGAGGGGAACTCCCAACCCATGAGAACAGTCCGGATCTTCACCGCCGTCGTCACATTGACCCTCGCCACCGCGGGTTTCACCCCGGTGGCCGCCACCGCTGCGCCGGACTCCACCGTCCGGCCCACCACCGCCTGCGGCGACTTGGTCCGCGGGTTCGCCCTCCCGGGCGCCGCCACGCACGTCACCTCGGCGGCCGTCGTCGCCGCGACCGCCACCGACCCCGAGTACTGCGGCGTGCGGGGTTACGTCGAGCCCGCTGTCCGCTTCGACCTTCGGCTGCCCACCAAGACCTACGCCGGCCGCTACCTGCAGTACGGCTGCGGCGGCTTCTGCGGCATCGTCAACCCGCCCGCCTTCGCCGACTGCGACCTGCCCCACGGTGGCGACGTCGCGGTCGCCGCCACCGACGACGGCCACGTCGGCACGACCCCGGCCGTCGTCGACGACGGCAGCTGGGGTCAGCACGACCAGGCCGCGCGCGACGACTTCGAGTTCCGCGCACCCCACGTCGTCTCGCGCGCCTCGAAGGCGATCATCCGGGCGTTCTACGGCGCCCCGCCGAAGAAGTCCTACTTCACCGGCTGCTCCGACGGCGGCCGCGAAGGCCTCCTGCTGGCCCAGCGCTACCCGGCCGACTTCGACGGCATCGTCGCCGGCGCCCCCGCCGGGTACTGGGGACCGCTGCTCGGCGTTTACCAGACGTGGCTCGCGCGCGTGAACACCGCCGCCGACGGCAGCCCCGTGCTCACCGCCGCGAAGCTGCCCGCCCTGCACGCCGCCGTCCTCGCCGCCTGCGACCGCCTCGACGGGCTCACCGACGGCCAGCTCGACGACCCGCGCGCCTGCCACTTCGACCCGGCGAAACTGACCTGCACCGGCCCGGACACCCCGGCCTGCCTGACCCCCGCGCAGGTCGGCGTCGTCCGCAAGCTCTACGCACCGCCCACCGACGCCCACGGCACGCTGCTCTACCCCGGCGGCCAGCAGCCCGGGTCGGAGCTGTCGTGGGCCGGGTGGATCATCGGCGTGCCCGAGACCGGCGGCGTCTCCTTCGCCCGCAGCCTCGCCGACAACTACCTCAAGTACCTCGGCTACCCGATCGGCGCCCCGGCGTCGAAGGTCGACGACTTCGCCTTCACCAAGCGCGAGTTCGACCGGCTCACCCCGGTCGGCGTCCGGTACGACGCGATGAGCCTCGACCTGTCGGCGTTCCAGCGCCGCGGCGGAAAGCTCGTGCTGTGGCACGGCTGGGCCGACGAGGCCATCCCGCCGGCCGGCACGCTCGACTACTACCAGCGGCTCACCCGCGGCCACGCCCAGGACTTCGCGCGGCTGTTCATGGTCCCGTCGCTCTACCACTGCGGCGGCGGCACGACGCTCACCGAGTTCGACCCGCTGAAGGAGCTGGTCGCCTGGGTCGAACGCGGCACCACGCCCACGAAGGTGACCGCGACCGGCCGCGACGCCGCCGGGAACGTCACCCGCACCCGCCCGGTGTTCACCTACCCGCAGCGCGCGGTCTACGACGGCAGCGGCAGCGTCGACGACGCGGCCAACTTCCGCCCGGCTCCGCCCGCCTCGCCGGTCCGGGACGTCGTCGACTGGGCCGGCAACGGGCTGTACGCGATCCCGGGGCCGGTGGCCCGGTAAACCGGTCACGCGGGTCCGGCGTCGTCGCTAAGGTCACGATCATGACGACGCCGGACCCCGCCGACCGAGTACTTTCCCGCGCCTCCCTCGCCGAGGGTGACCCCACCCGGTGGTTCGACGAGCTCTACACCGCCGCCGCCCGCGGCGAGGCCGAGGTGCCGTGGTCCCGCGGCACGCCCAACACCGATCTGGCCGCCTGGACGCCTCCTGGTGAAGGCCGCCGGGCGCTGGTGGTGGGCAGTGCCCTGGGCGACGACTCGGAACTGCTGGCTTCGGCGGGCTGGGCGGTGACGGGCTTCGACGTCGCCCCGACGGCGGTCGAAGCCGCCCGCGCCCGGTTCCCGGAGTCCGCGGTGGACTACGTGGTGGCGGACCTGCTGAAGCCGCCGGGGGAGTGGCACCAGGCGTTCGACCTGGTCGTGGAGATCATGAACATCCAGGCGATGCCCCGAGACTTCCGCCCCGCGGCGCTGAGGTCCCTGGCCGGGTTCCTCGCGCCCGGCGGCACGCTGATCGTGTCCGAGGTCGCGGAGGAGAACTTCGACATGGCGACGTGGGTGAGCCCACCGTGGCCGTTCAGCCGCGAAGAGGTCGAGTCGGCCGCCCAGGACGGCGTCAAGCTGGTCACCCTGGAGCGCATCCGTGACGGCGCCCGCCACTGGGCCGAGTTCACTCGCTGACACCGCCCCTCAGTTCAGCAGTCCGCGAGGAACCTCGACAGCACACGGGTCCCGAAGCGCAGGCCCTCGACCGGGACCCGCTCGTCCACCCCGTGCGCCATCGCCCGGTACGGGAAGCCCTTCGGCAGCCACAGCGGAGCGAACCCGTAGTTCACGATCCCCAGCTGCGCGAACGCCTTCGCGTCCGTCCCACCGCCCAGGCAGTACGGCACCACCACCGCCTCGGGGTCCTCCGCGCGCAGAGCGGCGGCCATCGCGGAGAACCACGGCGAGTCCACCGGCGCCTGCACCGGCGGCTGGTGCGCGACGAACTCCCGCGTCACGCCCTCGCCGAGCAACCCGTCCAGCACCGCGAACAGCTCGTCCTCGGTGCCCGGCAGCACCCGCACGTCCACCTGCGCGGTCGCCGTCGACGGGATCACGTTCACCTTGTACCCCGCGTCCAGCATCGTCGGAGTGGTGCTGTTGCGGACCGTCGGCACCACCAGCGAACCGGCCGGGCCCAGCGCGGCCACCGTAGCGTCCACATCGGAAAAGTCCGCCGGGACACCCAACGCCGTGCCCGTCCGCTCCAGGAACGCCCGCACCGCCGGGGTCAGCGTCACCGGCCAGCGGTGCGCGGCGATCCGGTGCAGCGCGCCCACCAACCGGGTGACGGCGTTCTCGTCGTTGGGCCGCGACCCGTGCCCGGCCCGGCCCCGCGCGGTCAGGCGCAGGTGCGCGGTCCCGCGCTCGGCCGTCCCGACCGGGTAGAGGTGCACGTCGCGGCCGTCGGCCGCCGGCACGTGGTAGGTGTAGCCGCCCGACTCGCTGATGGCGGCTTCGCAGCCTTCGAACAGCTCCGGGTGCGAGGCGACCAGCCAGTGCGCGCCCCACTCGCCGCGGTCCTCCTCGTCGGCGACGAACGCCAGCACCAGCTCACGCCGCGGCCGCAGCCCGCCGGCCAGCGCGGCGAGCACCATCGCCACGAAGTCCTTCATGTCGGTCGCGCCGCGGCCCCACAGGTAGCCGTCGCGGACCTCGCCGGAGAACGGGTCCACCGACCAGTCCGCGGCGTCCGCCGGCACGACGTCCAGGTGACCCTGCACCAGCAGCGCGGGCAGCGACGGATCGGTCCCGGGCACGCGCGCGACCACGCTGGCCCGGCCGGGTGCGGCCTCGAGGATCTTCGACGGGATGCCGAGCGCGTCCAGGAACGCCGCCACGTACTCCGCGGCCGGGCGCTCCGGGTTGGCGTCGTTGTTCCCGCGGTTGGTCGTGTCGAACCGGATCAGGTCCGCGCACAGCTCGATGACGTCAGCCATAGATGCCCTGCACCGCCCCGGCCGCGATCGCCGTGACGACCTTGAACGCCTTCATCGCCTCGGTCATGTTCACCGCGTCGAAGCCGACTCGCCGCGTGCCGATCTGCTCCACCGTCGGGATCACCGCCGTCGCCTGCGCCAGGTGGCTCGCGTCGAACTCCACCTCGATCCGGTGCGCCCGGACCTGCCGCTCCTCGCGCCCGGCCCGCGCCATCGCGTCGGCCGCCGCGCCGGTCAGCAGGTCCGCCGTGCGCGCCGGCGGCAGGCAGATCGCCGCGTACCGGCTCACGCACTCCTTCACCTGGACCAGCTCCGCCTCCGGAGCGTAATCACGGGCGTCCTCGCACGTTTCGTCGTCACCCGAAACGAGCAGGACCGGGACGCCGTACTCGGCGGCCATCGCCGCGTTCAGCCGTCCCTCGCTCGCCGGGACGTCGTCCAGCCACACCCCGGTGATCTGGTTCTCCAGGTAGGTGTGGGAAAGGACCCCGTCGAACCCGGCGCCGGCGTGGTAGCCCAGGAACACGACACCGTCCACACCGGAATCGACGCCCTGCATCATCGACAGCGGCTTGTGCCGCCCGGTCAGCATCCGCGCCCGCGGGTCCAGGTCCTCCAGCAGCAGGTTCCGCTGCGACGAGTGCGCCTCGTTGACCAGCACGTCCCCGGCCCCGGCCTCGAACAGCCCGGCCAGCACCGCGTTGACGTCGCCGGTGAACAGCCGCCGGAAGCGGTCCCACTGCGGCGAACCGGGCACGACGTCGTCGGTCCAGGTGACGCCGGTGGCGCCCTCCATGTCCGCCGAGATCAGGATGCGCATGCCCGGCACTTTAACCAGACCGCCGCGGCCCCCGACACGGATCCCCGATCACGGTGCGTAGTCGAACGCGATCGATAACGATCGGACACCTGCCGAGGCGGCAACATATTGCGCGGTTGTGGCGGTATGTGGTTACTTCTCGTCCTTGGGGAGGCTTCACAGCGAGAACGATGGGGTGGTTTTTGGTGCATTTCCCACGCAGAATCGGCCGGTTGGGCCGTGTCGGCGCGGTCGTCGCGGCCGCGACGCTGGCGGCGATCCCGCTAGCCCTGCCGGCCCAGGCCCAGCAGGCCAAGGTGCTGCGGGTCGCGCTGACCACCGGCATCGACCACCTGAACCCGTTCACCGCCGTGCTCGCCGCGTCCACGCAGATCGGCCGGTTCACCTACGAGTTCCTCACCGTCCCGGACGCCGCGAAGGCCGAGGCCTCGCCCGCGCTCGCCGAGTCCTGGACGCCGTCGGCGGACAAGCTGACCTGGACGTTCAAGATCCGCGGCGGCGTCAAGTGGAGCGACGGGCAGCCGGTGACCGCCAAGGACGCCGCGTTCACCTTCAACCGCATGCTCAGCGACGAGGACGCCCGCACCGCCAACGGCAACTACGTCGGCAACTTCGAGACGGTCACCGCCCCCGACGACACCACCCTCGTCATCAAGACGAAGACCGTGCAGGTCAACATGAACCTGCTCGACGTGCCGATCGTGCCCCAGCACATCTGGGAAGGCGTCAAGGACCTCAAGGACCCCTCGACCGACGACCTCAAGATCGCCGGTGTCTCCGACGGGCCGTTCCAGGTCACCGAGTACAAGCCGAACGAGTACGTCAAGTTCAAGGCCAACAAGGACTACTGGCGCGGCGCCCCGAAGGTCGACGAACTGCAGCTGCTGCAGTTCAAGGACACCGAAGCCGCCGTCAACGCGCTCAAGCAGGGCGAAGTCGACGTCATCAACCGGCTCAACCCCAACCAGTTCGCCGCGCTGCAGGGCCAGGACGGCATCACCACCAACGCCGCTCCCGGCCGCCGCTACGACGAGCTCGCGATGAACTTCGGCGTCACCGACAGCTCGAACAACCCCATCGGTGACGGCAACCCCGTCCTCAAGGACATCAACGTCCGCAAGGCGATCACCCAGGCCGTCGACACCCAGTCGCTGGTGGACAAGGTGCTCAAGGGCCTCGGCCAGGTCGGCGGCGGCGTCGTGCCCCCGGTCTACAGCGCCTACCACTGGGACCCCAGCGACAGCGAAAAGGTCAAGTTCGACCTCGCCGCCGCCAACGCCACCCTCGAGCAGGCCGGCTACAAGAAGGGCGCCGACGGCGTCCGCACCGCCCCCGGCGGCGCCAAGCTGGAGCTGCGCCTGACCGGGCACTCCAACCGCAGCTACGACCAGGGCGTCTCGCAGTACGTCAGCGGCTGGCTCAAGGACATCGGCATCACCGTCAAGCAGGACCTCGTCTCCGACGACGAGCTGTCCGACCGCACCGCCACCGGCAAGTACGACCTCGCCATCGGCGGCTACGGCACCAACCCCGACCCGGACTACGCGCTCTCGCTGCACACCTGCGCCGCGCGTCCCTCCGCGGACGGCAAGGGCGGCAGCACCGACACGTTCTTCTGCGACGCGGCCTACGACGACCTGTACAAGAAGCAGCTGACGGAGACCGACGACGCCAAGCGCGCCGGCTACGTCAAGCAGGCCCAGGCCCGGCTCTACAGCCAGTTCCCGACGATCGTGCTCGACTACCAGAACGCGCTCGAGGCCTACCGCTCCGACAAGTTCTCCGCCTTCACCACCCAGCCGCAGCCCAAGGGCGCGATCCTCGAGCAGACCGGCTACTGGGGCGTCTACGGCGCCACCCCGGCCGGCGACCAGGCGAGCGCCGACGCCGGCAGCAGCGGCACCGTCGTGTGGATCGTCGTGGGCGCGATCGTCGTGGTGATCATCGTCGTCGGTGGCGTGATCATCAGCCGCCGCAACAAGACCTCCGAGGACCGCGAGTAAGCATGACCGCCCCCGAACAAGCCGCGGTGCTCGTCGACCCCGACGAGCACCGCGGCGGGACCGGCACCGGCCGGTTCTTCCTCAAGAAGCTCCTCGAAGCGGTCATCAGCATCGTCCTGGTGATCGTGCTGTTCTTCTTCCTCTTCCGGATGCTGCCCGGCGACCCGGTCGCCGCCATGACCCGCGACCGCGCCACCAGCCCCCAGCAGATCGCCGAGCTGCGCGAGAAGATGGGCGTCGACAAGCCCATCTTCGTCCAGTTCGGCCAGTACTTCTGGGACCTGCTGCACGGCGACCTGGGCGAGTCCCGGCTGCTCAACAACGGCCGCCCGGTCGCCGCCATGATCGGCGAACGGCTCTGGCCGACCATCCTGCTCGTCGGCAGCGCCACCGTCCTCGCCGTCATCATCGGCCTGTGGCTGGGCATCCGCGCCGCCTGGCGCCGCGACAGCCTCTTCGACCGCGCCCAGACCGGCATCGCGCTGACCCTCTGGTCGGTCCCGCAGTTCTGGCTCGGCCTGATGCTGCTCGTGGTCACCAACGGCCTGTTCCCCAGCCGCGGCATGCACTCCCCGGACGCCGCGCCCGACGTCCTCTCCCAGACCCTCGACGTCCTGCACCACCTGGTGCTGCCGTGCGTGACGCTGCTGGCGGTGTTCTACGCCCAGTACATGCTGATCATGCGGTCGTCGCTGCTGGGGGAGATGAACGCCGACTACCTCACCACCGCCCGCGCCAAGGGCCTGCGCGACGACCTCGTCCGCAAGCGCCACGCCGTCCCCAACGCGCTGCTGCCGACCACCACGCTGGTGTTCATGCAGTTCGGCGCGGTCGTCGCGGGCGCGGTCACCGTCGAGGCCGTGTTCAGCTGGCCCGGCCTCGGCCAGCTCACCTACGACGCGCTGCACGGCCCCGACCTGCCGGTGCTGCAAGGCGTGTTCACCGTGCTGGCTAGCGCGGTGGTGCTGATGAACCTGCTCGCGGAGCTGCTCTACCGCGTGCTCGACCCCAGGGTGCGTACCTCATGACCACCGCCGAGACGCCACGGCAGATCGCGTGGAGCCGCCGCCGCGCGTCGATCGCCCGGACCTGGCACGAGTTCGCCGCGCAGCGCGCCGCGCTCATCGGGCTGATCCTGCTCGGCGCCACCGTCGTCGTCGCCCTGCTGCTGCCGCTGATCAGCGACGAAACCGGCCTCGACGTCACCAAGGCGACCGGGCAGCCGCTGTCCCCGCCGACGAGCGAGTTCTGGCTCGGCACCGACAACTTCGGCCGGTCCGTGCTGCTGATGACCGTCTGGGGCAGCCGGATCTCCCTGCTCGTCGGGTTCTCCGCCGCGCTGCTGTCGGTCATCATCGGCACGCTCATCGGCATCACCGCCGCGCACTTCGGCGGCTGGGTGTCGGCCACGCTCCTGCGGTTCACCGACTTCTTCCTGGTCTTGCCGTCGCTGATCCTCGCGATCGCGCTCTCGGCGGTGCTGCCCAAGGGCGTCGGCACGATCATCATCGCCATCGGCCTCACCGCGTGGCCCAGCACCGCCCGCCTGGTCCGCGCGCAGACCCTCACCATCGAAAGCCGCCCCTACATCGAGCGGTCCCACGCCCTCGGCGGCGGCCACCTGCACGTGATCGGCAAGCACGTCCTGCCCGGCGTCATGCCGCTCGTGCTGGCCAACACCACGCTCGTGGTCGGCAACTCCGTCATCGCCGACGCGACCTTGTCGTTCCTCGGCGTCGGCGACCCCAATTCCGTCACCTGGGGCCTGGTGCTCGAAAGCGCGCTCAACAACGGCGCCATCAGCCGCGGCGCCTGGTGGAACGTGCTCCCGCCCGGCATCGCGATCGTGCTCGTCGTCCTCTTCTTCACCCTGGTCGGCCGGGGACTGGAGACCGTGCTCAACCCGAGGTTGAAGAAGTGACCACCCCGCTGCTGCAGCTCAAGGACCTCAACGTCACCTACGCGGTCGGCGAGCAGGACGTCCCCGCCGTCCGCGGCGTCAGCCTCACCCTCGACCCCGGCGGCACCCTCGGCGTCGCGGGCGAGTCCGGCTCGGGCAAGTCCACCGTCGCGATGAGCGTCCTGCGCCTGCTGCCGCGCACGGCGAAGATCACCGGTGAGATCGTCCTCGACGGCGAAGACGTCACCGCCATGAAGTGGGGCCGCCTGCGCGCGGTCCGCTGGGCCGAGGCGTCGGTGGTGTTCCAGGGGGCCATGCACGCCCTCAACCCGGTCCGCAAGATCGGCGACCAGATCGCCGAGCCCCTGCGGCTGCACCCGCCGTCGGGGAAGCCCCTGACCGACGCCGAAGTCGACGCCCGCGTCGCCGAGCTGCTCACCCAGGTCGACCTGCCCCCGGGCCGCGCCGGCGCCTACCCGCACGAGCTGTCCGGTGGGCAGAAGCAGCGCGTCATGATCGCGATGGCGCTGGCCTGCTCGCCCCGGCTGATCATCGCCGACGAGCCGACCACCGCCCTCGACGTCATCGTCCAGGCGCAGGTCCTCGACCTGCTTTCGCGGCTGGTCGCCGAGCAGGACATCGGCCTGATCATGATCAGCCACGATCTGTCCGTGCTCGCCGCCACCTGCAAGCGCATCGCGGTGATGTACGACGGGCAGATCGTCGAGGAAGGCCCCAGCGCCGAGGTGATGGCCGCCCCGAAGCACGAGCACACCCGGGCGCTCGCGGCGGCGTTCCCGACGGTCGGCGACCCCGTGTCGCGCTTCGCCCCGGCCACCAGCACGCCGCTGCCACCCGAACCTCCGGAACGGGCGGTGGGAGAGCCGCTGCTGGCCGCGGAGAACCTGCGGGTGTCCTTCCGCGACCGCACCGGCAAGCGGATCGACGCCGTCGCCGGGGTCGACCTCACGGTGGCGCGGGACGAGATCGTCGCTCTGGTCGGGCAGTCCGGCTCCGGCAAGACCACGCTCGCCCGCACCCTGCTCGGCCTGCAGAAACCCGACTCCGGCGTCGTCCGGTACGCCGGGAACCCGGTGCCCTCCGGCGGTGCCGGGCTCAAGGCGTACCGCCGTCAGGTCCAGCTCGTCCTGCAGGACCCGACCAGTGCGCTCAACCCGGCCCACACGGTGTACGAGGCCGTCGCCGAAGGGCCGCGGATCCACAAGCTGGCCGACGAGCGCGCGGTCGTCCACCGCGCCCTGGAGGCCGCGGAACTGCGGCCGGCGGAGAAGTACGCCGACCGGCTGCCGCACCAGCTCTCCGGCGGCCAGCGCCAGCGCGTCGTCATCGCCGGGGCGCTCGCCCTGGAGCCGTCGGTGGTGGTGGCCGACGAGCCGGTCGCGTCACTCGACGCCTCCGTGCGCGGCGAGATCCTCGGGCTGCTGCTGCGGCTGCGCCGCGAGCTGGGCCTGGCGGCGCTGGTGATCACCCACGACCTCGGCCTGGCCTGGAACATCGCCGACCGCGTCGCGGTGATGTACCGCGGCGAGCTCGTCGAAACCGGGACGGTGGAACAGGTCCTGCTCGACCCGCAGCACGAGTACACGAAGTCCCTGCTGGCCGCGTTGCCCGGTGGGACCGCCCAGCGACGCACCGTCGCGAGCTGACCCCGCCGGGACACCGGAAAACCGACACTGCGGAAAGCCCGCCCGGGCGCAGTGTGTAACCTCCGAACGGAAATGGCGACCACCACCGACCCCGCGCAGACGCCCTCGGCCACGCTGGCCGAGCGGCTCCTCACGCCTTCGCGATTCCCGTACCGCACCATCGCGATGGGCACGGTCGGGAGCACCCTGCTCATGCTCGCCGCGTTCGGCGCCGGCGGCATCCTGATCAAGGACCCCGTGCTCGGCCACGGCCCGCTCTCGTGGATCCGCTACGGCCACGGGCGCATGCTCGCCAACGCCGTCCTCTACACCGGCTTCGGCCTCGTCGTGTGGGCCTGGGTCCGCCTCGGCCGCTACGTGCTGCTCGGCCGCGTCGGCAGCCGTCCCGTCCTGATCGCCGCCGCGTGCTGGATGGCGCCGCTGATCGTCTCGCCGCCGCTGTTCACCCGTGACGTCTTCTCCTACCTCGGCCAGGGCGCGCAGCTGCTGTACGGGCTCGACCCGTACGCCAACGGCCCCGCCGAGCTGGACGTCCTGCCGAACGTCGTGCAGAACGTCCACCCGCTCTGGCAGACGACACCGGCGCCGTACGGCCCGCTGTTCCTGCTGATTTCGAAGGGCGTGGTCGCCACCACCGGCGACAACATGATCCTCGGCGTCATCCTCATGCGCCTGGTCCTGCTGGTCGGCCTGGCCGGCACGCTGTGGGCGCTGCCGCGGCTGGTCAAGCACCTCGGCGGCAAGCTCCCGGTCGCGCTGTGGCTCGCGGTGGCCAGCCCGATGATGGTGATCCACCTCTTCGGCGGCCCGCACAACGACCTGATGATGCTCGCGTTCCTCACCATCGGCGTCCTCGCCGCCCTGGAGAAGAAGCACGTCGTCGCGGTCGTCCTGGTCACGATCGGCATGCTGATCAAGCCGACGGCGGCGATCGCGCTGCCCTTCATCGTCTGGATGTGGGCCAACCACCTCGAAGGCGAGTCGAAGGTCCGCAACTTCCTGCGCGCCGGAGCCGCCTCGGTGGGCCTGTTCCTGCCGGTGTTCGTCGCGGGCACGTGGATCTCGCTGGGCTCGCTGAACATGGGCTGGTGGTCCGGCCTCAAGGCCCCGCAGCTCATCGCGAACTGGCTGAACATCCCCACCGGCATCGGCGAAGTGTTCTACAACCTGGTCCACATCGTGGTGGACGTCCAGGTCTCCCCGTTCGTGACGGTCGCTCGCGCGGCCGGCATGCTCGTGCTGATCGCGTTCGGCATCCGCCAGTGGTGGCTGGGACGAGGCGGCGGCACGGAGGCGGTCTACCGGGCCGGTATCTCCCTGCTCGCGGTGGCGATCCTCATGCCCCCGACCTTGCCGTGGTACCTGACCTGGGGGTTCGTGCTCCTGTCGGCGTTCAAGTGGCAGCCGCGTCACCTGGCGCTGGTGGTGGCCGTATCGGTGTTCGTGACGCTGGTGTACTACCCGACGGGCGAGCAGGCCCTGTACGACTGGTGGTTCATCGCGCTGGTGGTGGTGGCGAGCCTGTACTCGGCGGCGTCGCTGCTGCGCCCGGACCCGCTGGGCCTGATCGACGCGTGGCGCCGCCCGGAAAAGTTCCTCCGCGACTAGGGCGTCGTGAGTGAGAAACAGGGTTAGAACACTGTTTCTCACTCACGACCCGGTCCAGCCGCGCCAGGTGTGCACGTCCGTCACCACGACCGCGTGCTCGGGTGGCCGGTCCGCGTACTGCGAGTACTTCGCCACCAGCCACGAAACCGGCTCGGCACCCGGCGGCAGCACCCGCGCGGTGCCGTCCGCACGGGCCCACCACAGCTGCGACCAGTCCTCGGCGTACCCGTCCGCCAGGAAGCACACCGCCGGGTTCGATGCGATGTTCG
The window above is part of the Amycolatopsis camponoti genome. Proteins encoded here:
- a CDS encoding tannase/feruloyl esterase family alpha/beta hydrolase, coding for MRTVRIFTAVVTLTLATAGFTPVAATAAPDSTVRPTTACGDLVRGFALPGAATHVTSAAVVAATATDPEYCGVRGYVEPAVRFDLRLPTKTYAGRYLQYGCGGFCGIVNPPAFADCDLPHGGDVAVAATDDGHVGTTPAVVDDGSWGQHDQAARDDFEFRAPHVVSRASKAIIRAFYGAPPKKSYFTGCSDGGREGLLLAQRYPADFDGIVAGAPAGYWGPLLGVYQTWLARVNTAADGSPVLTAAKLPALHAAVLAACDRLDGLTDGQLDDPRACHFDPAKLTCTGPDTPACLTPAQVGVVRKLYAPPTDAHGTLLYPGGQQPGSELSWAGWIIGVPETGGVSFARSLADNYLKYLGYPIGAPASKVDDFAFTKREFDRLTPVGVRYDAMSLDLSAFQRRGGKLVLWHGWADEAIPPAGTLDYYQRLTRGHAQDFARLFMVPSLYHCGGGTTLTEFDPLKELVAWVERGTTPTKVTATGRDAAGNVTRTRPVFTYPQRAVYDGSGSVDDAANFRPAPPASPVRDVVDWAGNGLYAIPGPVAR
- a CDS encoding class I SAM-dependent methyltransferase; the protein is MTTPDPADRVLSRASLAEGDPTRWFDELYTAAARGEAEVPWSRGTPNTDLAAWTPPGEGRRALVVGSALGDDSELLASAGWAVTGFDVAPTAVEAARARFPESAVDYVVADLLKPPGEWHQAFDLVVEIMNIQAMPRDFRPAALRSLAGFLAPGGTLIVSEVAEENFDMATWVSPPWPFSREEVESAAQDGVKLVTLERIRDGARHWAEFTR
- a CDS encoding M20/M25/M40 family metallo-hydrolase, giving the protein MADVIELCADLIRFDTTNRGNNDANPERPAAEYVAAFLDALGIPSKILEAAPGRASVVARVPGTDPSLPALLVQGHLDVVPADAADWSVDPFSGEVRDGYLWGRGATDMKDFVAMVLAALAGGLRPRRELVLAFVADEEDRGEWGAHWLVASHPELFEGCEAAISESGGYTYHVPAADGRDVHLYPVGTAERGTAHLRLTARGRAGHGSRPNDENAVTRLVGALHRIAAHRWPVTLTPAVRAFLERTGTALGVPADFSDVDATVAALGPAGSLVVPTVRNSTTPTMLDAGYKVNVIPSTATAQVDVRVLPGTEDELFAVLDGLLGEGVTREFVAHQPPVQAPVDSPWFSAMAAALRAEDPEAVVVPYCLGGGTDAKAFAQLGIVNYGFAPLWLPKGFPYRAMAHGVDERVPVEGLRFGTRVLSRFLADC
- a CDS encoding ABC transporter substrate-binding protein; this translates as MGWFLVHFPRRIGRLGRVGAVVAAATLAAIPLALPAQAQQAKVLRVALTTGIDHLNPFTAVLAASTQIGRFTYEFLTVPDAAKAEASPALAESWTPSADKLTWTFKIRGGVKWSDGQPVTAKDAAFTFNRMLSDEDARTANGNYVGNFETVTAPDDTTLVIKTKTVQVNMNLLDVPIVPQHIWEGVKDLKDPSTDDLKIAGVSDGPFQVTEYKPNEYVKFKANKDYWRGAPKVDELQLLQFKDTEAAVNALKQGEVDVINRLNPNQFAALQGQDGITTNAAPGRRYDELAMNFGVTDSSNNPIGDGNPVLKDINVRKAITQAVDTQSLVDKVLKGLGQVGGGVVPPVYSAYHWDPSDSEKVKFDLAAANATLEQAGYKKGADGVRTAPGGAKLELRLTGHSNRSYDQGVSQYVSGWLKDIGITVKQDLVSDDELSDRTATGKYDLAIGGYGTNPDPDYALSLHTCAARPSADGKGGSTDTFFCDAAYDDLYKKQLTETDDAKRAGYVKQAQARLYSQFPTIVLDYQNALEAYRSDKFSAFTTQPQPKGAILEQTGYWGVYGATPAGDQASADAGSSGTVVWIVVGAIVVVIIVVGGVIISRRNKTSEDRE
- a CDS encoding M55 family metallopeptidase; the protein is MRILISADMEGATGVTWTDDVVPGSPQWDRFRRLFTGDVNAVLAGLFEAGAGDVLVNEAHSSQRNLLLEDLDPRARMLTGRHKPLSMMQGVDSGVDGVVFLGYHAGAGFDGVLSHTYLENQITGVWLDDVPASEGRLNAAMAAEYGVPVLLVSGDDETCEDARDYAPEAELVQVKECVSRYAAICLPPARTADLLTGAAADAMARAGREERQVRAHRIEVEFDASHLAQATAVIPTVEQIGTRRVGFDAVNMTEAMKAFKVVTAIAAGAVQGIYG